Proteins from a single region of Chryseobacterium sp. T16E-39:
- a CDS encoding response regulator transcription factor, with amino-acid sequence MEDEKRSLLNRNKIKMTSNEDEQQFSNYLEVVKSFAKITYQSVYVIDYEEMKFEYVSDNPLFLAGYSSEEVLKMGYEFYYNNVPEDDLELLNIINDLGFDFYDKLPQSDERKLYSISYDFHLKGKYKKPVLINHKLTPLFLTSNASLWKSLCLVSVSNNQTAGNVTINKQGSDLLWKLDVPRRVWIAENKSKLKEKELEILRLYAQGLTINQIAGKIFVSPDTVKYYRKKIFESFGVKNFTEALAFATYNKII; translated from the coding sequence ATGGAAGATGAAAAAAGATCATTATTAAACAGAAATAAGATAAAAATGACATCCAATGAGGATGAGCAACAGTTTAGTAATTATTTGGAAGTCGTAAAATCTTTTGCCAAAATAACTTACCAAAGTGTTTACGTCATTGACTATGAAGAAATGAAATTTGAATATGTTTCTGATAATCCACTGTTTCTGGCCGGTTATTCTTCTGAAGAGGTGCTCAAAATGGGGTACGAATTCTATTATAATAACGTTCCTGAAGATGATTTAGAACTATTGAACATTATCAACGATCTTGGGTTTGATTTTTATGATAAACTGCCTCAGTCTGATGAACGGAAATTATACAGCATCTCTTATGATTTCCATTTAAAAGGCAAGTATAAAAAGCCGGTACTTATTAATCATAAATTGACACCCCTTTTTCTTACTTCTAATGCTTCTCTTTGGAAATCATTATGTTTGGTGTCTGTTTCAAATAATCAGACTGCAGGAAATGTAACGATTAATAAACAAGGTTCAGATTTGTTGTGGAAACTGGATGTACCACGAAGAGTCTGGATCGCAGAAAACAAATCAAAACTAAAAGAAAAAGAATTGGAGATCCTCAGGCTTTATGCCCAGGGACTGACGATCAATCAGATTGCCGGGAAAATATTTGTTTCCCCGGATACCGTTAAATATTACAGGAAAAAGATCTTTGAAAGTTTTGGGGTTAAAAATTTCACTGAAGCACTGGCTTTTGCTACCTATAATAAGATTATCTAA
- a CDS encoding CoA transferase subunit A, giving the protein MIDKRVKNAKEAIEGIQDGMTLMLGGFGLCGIPENSINALVDSDVKDLTCISNNAGVDDFGLGLLLHKRQIKKMISSYVGENAEFERQMLSGELDVELTPQGTLAEKCRAAQAGIPAFYTPAGYGTEIAEGKEVKDFNGKPHILEHAYKADYSIVKAWKGDHAGNLIFKGSARNFNHPMAGAGKITIAEVEELVAPGELDPNEIHIPGIMIQRIFQGEKFEKRIEQRTVRTKE; this is encoded by the coding sequence ATGATAGATAAGAGAGTAAAAAATGCAAAGGAAGCCATTGAAGGAATTCAGGATGGAATGACTTTAATGTTGGGGGGATTTGGCCTTTGCGGAATACCTGAAAACTCCATTAATGCTTTAGTAGACAGTGATGTGAAAGACTTAACATGCATTTCAAATAATGCAGGTGTTGATGATTTCGGATTAGGACTTCTTCTTCATAAAAGACAAATTAAGAAAATGATTTCTTCCTATGTAGGGGAAAACGCAGAATTTGAAAGACAAATGCTTTCGGGAGAATTGGACGTTGAACTTACTCCTCAGGGAACTCTTGCTGAAAAATGCAGAGCGGCACAAGCTGGAATTCCGGCCTTTTATACGCCTGCAGGATATGGGACAGAAATAGCGGAAGGCAAGGAAGTTAAAGATTTTAATGGCAAACCTCATATCTTGGAGCATGCCTATAAAGCCGACTATTCTATTGTTAAAGCCTGGAAAGGAGACCATGCCGGGAATTTAATTTTCAAGGGATCTGCCAGAAACTTTAATCATCCAATGGCTGGGGCGGGGAAAATTACAATTGCTGAAGTGGAAGAATTGGTAGCACCTGGAGAGTTAGACCCTAACGAGATTCATATTCCCGGAATTATGATTCAGAGAATATTTCAAGGTGAAAAATTTGAAAAAAGAATTGAACAAAGAACAGTCAGAACAAAGGAATAA
- a CDS encoding ABC transporter ATP-binding protein: protein MKILLRYLKPYQWLVALSLLLASINQVFSLFAPAITGNILDRLVTHPNFFDKEKLLPRNMNQYLYGDSIYHGVFYFLGLLIGTAMVSRIAKAFQDYAVSVITQKFGAKIFTDGLKHSMALPYQEFEDQRSGETLSILTKVREDSVKFITSFINIFFGILVSIIFVSVYAIRLHWSIMPVYICGIFLIAFITNLLSKRIKNIQKNIVSETTALAGSTTESLRNIEIVKSLGLTNQEVLRLNNNTYKILGLELRKVKSIRSLSFIQGTMVNFLQQMITLTLLLLIFKNIVTPGQYLSLMFYGFFIFGPMQEIGNIIISYREAEASLNNFDRLMKKEVEEKPLHPKQIGAIEELEFKHVSFKHQSAQYKALNNISFNVKNGETIAFVGPSGSGKSTLVKLLVGLYRPQEGNIFYNSINGKEFDFDELRNQIGFVTQDTQLFAGTIKENLLFVNPKATPVDLEIALQKSSCTALLERAEKGIETVIGEGGLKLSGGEKQRIAIARALLRKPHLLIFDEATSALDSITEEEITSTIKDISKEKEQITVLIAHRLSTIMHADRIYVLERGQVIEMGSHDNLISEKGLYYAMWRQQIGERKMLVSEE from the coding sequence ATGAAAATACTTTTAAGATACCTAAAACCTTACCAATGGTTGGTTGCTCTCTCTTTATTATTAGCGTCAATTAATCAGGTTTTTTCTTTATTTGCCCCGGCAATTACGGGTAATATCCTGGATAGACTGGTTACCCATCCTAACTTTTTCGATAAAGAAAAGCTTTTACCAAGAAATATGAACCAATATTTATATGGTGACAGTATATATCATGGCGTTTTTTATTTTTTAGGATTGCTGATTGGAACAGCGATGGTGAGTAGAATCGCTAAAGCTTTTCAGGATTATGCAGTAAGTGTTATTACCCAAAAATTTGGTGCTAAAATCTTTACAGACGGTTTAAAACATTCAATGGCTCTTCCTTATCAGGAATTTGAGGATCAGAGAAGTGGTGAAACCTTATCGATCTTAACAAAAGTAAGAGAGGATTCCGTAAAGTTCATCACAAGTTTTATTAATATCTTCTTTGGAATATTAGTCAGTATTATTTTCGTTTCTGTATATGCTATTCGTCTCCATTGGTCGATCATGCCGGTGTACATTTGTGGGATTTTCCTGATTGCCTTTATCACTAATTTATTAAGTAAGAGGATAAAAAATATTCAGAAAAATATCGTTTCAGAAACAACGGCTTTGGCCGGAAGTACTACAGAAAGCTTAAGAAATATAGAAATCGTTAAAAGTTTAGGATTAACCAACCAGGAGGTACTCCGGTTAAACAATAATACATACAAGATTCTTGGGCTTGAGCTTAGAAAAGTTAAAAGTATCCGTTCTTTAAGCTTTATCCAGGGAACAATGGTTAATTTTCTTCAACAGATGATTACCCTGACCCTATTACTGTTGATTTTCAAAAACATCGTTACTCCGGGACAATATTTATCTCTGATGTTTTATGGCTTTTTTATTTTCGGTCCGATGCAGGAAATCGGTAACATCATTATTTCTTATCGTGAAGCTGAAGCTTCCCTGAATAATTTTGACCGATTAATGAAAAAAGAAGTGGAAGAAAAGCCGCTTCATCCAAAGCAAATTGGTGCTATTGAAGAACTGGAATTTAAGCATGTCTCTTTTAAGCATCAGTCAGCTCAATATAAAGCTTTAAATAATATCTCCTTTAATGTTAAAAATGGAGAGACTATCGCTTTTGTGGGACCAAGTGGTTCAGGAAAAAGTACATTAGTGAAACTGCTTGTAGGACTTTACAGACCCCAGGAAGGGAATATTTTTTACAATTCTATCAATGGAAAAGAATTTGATTTTGATGAGTTGAGAAATCAAATAGGTTTTGTCACTCAGGATACTCAGCTTTTTGCAGGAACGATCAAAGAAAACCTTCTTTTTGTGAATCCAAAAGCGACACCGGTAGACCTTGAAATAGCTTTACAGAAGTCAAGCTGTACTGCATTGTTGGAAAGAGCAGAAAAAGGAATTGAAACAGTGATTGGAGAAGGCGGACTTAAACTGAGTGGTGGTGAAAAACAAAGAATTGCCATTGCACGAGCACTTTTAAGAAAACCTCATTTATTAATTTTTGATGAAGCAACTTCAGCTTTGGATAGTATTACTGAAGAGGAAATCACATCTACTATAAAGGATATTTCAAAAGAAAAAGAACAGATTACGGTTCTTATTGCTCACCGTTTAAGTACTATTATGCATGCAGACCGAATTTATGTACTTGAACGCGGTCAGGTCATAGAAATGGGATCTCACGATAATCTGATTTCCGAAAAAGGATTGTACTACGCCATGTGGCGACAACAGATCGGAGAAAGAAAAATGCTTGTTTCCGAAGAATAA
- a CDS encoding CoA transferase subunit B, with product MLTKEQIAKRISKELKDRYYVNLGIGIPTLVANYVPDNISVEFQSENGVLGMGPFPFEGEEDADIINAGKQTITILEGGSFFDSAFSFGMIRGQKVDLTILGAMEVSENGDIANWKIPGKMVKGMGGAMDLVASAENIIVAMMHVNKAGESKILKKCTLPLTGVNCVKRVVTELAVLDITPAGFKLIERAPGVSVEHIIASTEADLIIEGEIPEMQF from the coding sequence ATGCTCACAAAAGAACAAATTGCCAAAAGAATTTCAAAAGAATTAAAAGATCGTTATTATGTAAACCTGGGAATAGGAATTCCTACTTTGGTTGCCAACTATGTTCCCGACAACATTTCCGTAGAATTTCAAAGTGAAAATGGTGTTTTAGGAATGGGACCTTTCCCCTTTGAAGGCGAAGAAGATGCAGATATCATTAACGCTGGAAAACAGACCATCACGATATTAGAAGGGGGATCATTTTTTGATTCAGCATTCAGTTTTGGAATGATTCGCGGCCAGAAAGTAGATCTTACGATCCTGGGAGCAATGGAAGTTTCTGAAAATGGAGATATTGCCAATTGGAAAATTCCTGGAAAAATGGTGAAGGGAATGGGTGGTGCAATGGATTTGGTAGCTTCGGCTGAAAATATTATTGTAGCGATGATGCACGTAAATAAAGCAGGAGAAAGTAAAATACTTAAAAAATGCACACTTCCTTTAACAGGAGTAAACTGTGTGAAAAGAGTAGTTACTGAATTAGCTGTATTAGATATTACTCCCGCTGGATTTAAGCTTATTGAAAGAGCGCCGGGGGTTTCAGTAGAACATATTATAGCATCTACAGAAGCAGATCTGATCATTGAAGGCGAAATTCCTGAAATGCAATTCTAA
- a CDS encoding DUF4197 domain-containing protein: MRKTFFLAASLAFSVSAQAQLLDIIKSTVKEKTGVDLNNPPKTKTTSATTNVNTPSTPSPNRSSSVNLNNLTSTQISSGLKEALNLGVNEGVKKLGVTDGFLKNEAVKILMPEKLRKIDTTLRSLGMGKLADEGVKLLNRAAEDAVTEAAPIFTNAITSMTITDAKNILLGSNNAATNYLQTKTQSQLFTAFEPKVQASLGKVGADTVWKNLISKYNMLTGQAVTTDLNEYVTTETINGVFKMVADKENGIRNNSVMRTTSILQKVFGAQDGK, translated from the coding sequence ATGAGAAAAACATTTTTTTTGGCAGCGAGCTTGGCATTTTCAGTTTCAGCACAAGCACAACTTTTAGATATTATAAAATCTACTGTTAAAGAAAAAACAGGTGTCGACCTTAATAATCCACCAAAAACAAAGACTACATCCGCAACAACTAATGTAAATACACCTTCTACTCCTTCGCCCAACAGATCTTCTTCTGTCAATTTGAATAATCTTACGTCTACACAGATTTCATCCGGGCTAAAAGAAGCTTTAAACCTGGGCGTAAATGAAGGAGTGAAAAAATTAGGGGTAACGGATGGTTTCTTAAAAAATGAGGCTGTAAAAATATTAATGCCCGAAAAACTAAGAAAAATTGACACCACATTACGTTCTCTCGGAATGGGAAAACTGGCTGATGAAGGAGTAAAATTATTAAACAGAGCTGCTGAAGATGCAGTAACAGAAGCTGCTCCTATTTTTACCAATGCCATTACATCCATGACGATTACAGATGCTAAAAACATTTTATTAGGCTCTAATAATGCGGCAACTAATTATCTTCAGACTAAAACGCAAAGCCAGCTATTTACAGCATTTGAGCCAAAAGTACAGGCATCACTGGGAAAAGTAGGTGCTGATACGGTTTGGAAAAATCTTATTTCAAAATACAATATGCTTACCGGACAGGCTGTAACAACTGATCTTAATGAGTATGTAACTACAGAAACGATCAATGGTGTATTCAAAATGGTTGCTGATAAAGAGAATGGTATCAGAAATAATTCTGTTATGAGAACAACGAGTATTTTGCAGAAAGTTTTTGGAGCACAGGACGGAAAATAG
- a CDS encoding family 20 glycosylhydrolase: MRSLLVFSLMISNLFFSQTQLNLIPYPKNVTILNGGFSIPETLFLDKDLPKQETEYLKKSLSSDLKFQTTEKGKAQLVYTQLKKVNGNNQNEFYSLQISPKQILIESYTKQGYFLALQTLIQLFENYQNDKNIPALKIEDEPKFAWRGMHLDVCRHFFTVDEVKQYIDYLAMYKLNTFHWHLTDDQGWRIEIKKYPKLTEIGSKRKESMIGAYVDNTFDGKPYGPYFYTQEQIKDVVKYAEQRHITIVPEIEMPGHALAALSAYPELACTKGPFEAATKWGVFDDVFCPKEETFTFLENVLDEVMQLFPSQYIHIGGDECPKTRWKECPHCQELIKKNNLKDEHGLQSYFIHTIEKYVNSKGRKIIGWDEILEGGLAPNAAVMSWTGVNGGIEAAKSKHFAVMTPGAFCYFDHYQGDPQSEPNAFGGFTPLDKVYSYNPIPSELNAEQAKYILGVQANLWTEYILDFKHVQYMIFPRLMALSEVGWGTADSKKYKDFENRVIQQFKILDKKKINYAKSIYNILGKVIPSANGVAYELSTSQNSNGIKYTTDGTDPTASSMPYHNAIPVSKVMTIKSAYFENGVIKSAVSSQQFNPSKTTGKKIVLEQQPSENYSFGGAFTLVDGIFGNQKQLGKTWLGFDGKDVVAVIDLGVKTQFSEVYFNTLENKGSWIHLAKSAQVSVSDDNVNFKMIKEIGKDEIQNSKGKVKLNVGNQNSKYIKIKIENAGIIPAGNPGADSKAWLFVDEIGAN, encoded by the coding sequence ATGCGTTCATTACTGGTATTTTCTCTTATGATTTCCAATCTGTTTTTTTCGCAAACTCAACTGAATTTAATTCCTTACCCAAAAAATGTTACCATTTTAAATGGTGGATTTAGCATTCCTGAAACATTATTTCTGGACAAAGACCTGCCAAAACAGGAAACTGAGTATTTAAAGAAAAGCTTAAGTTCAGATCTGAAATTTCAGACAACTGAAAAAGGAAAAGCACAATTGGTCTATACCCAACTGAAGAAGGTTAATGGTAATAATCAGAATGAGTTTTATTCATTACAAATTTCTCCAAAGCAAATCCTGATAGAATCATATACGAAACAGGGATATTTCCTGGCTCTTCAGACATTGATCCAGTTATTTGAAAACTATCAGAACGATAAAAATATTCCTGCTTTAAAAATTGAAGATGAGCCCAAATTTGCATGGCGCGGAATGCATCTTGATGTTTGTCGTCATTTCTTCACAGTGGATGAGGTAAAACAATACATTGATTATTTAGCCATGTATAAGCTTAATACTTTTCACTGGCACTTAACTGACGACCAGGGGTGGAGGATTGAAATCAAAAAATATCCAAAACTGACTGAAATTGGGTCTAAAAGAAAAGAATCGATGATCGGGGCCTATGTTGATAATACATTTGACGGAAAGCCATATGGTCCTTATTTTTATACACAGGAGCAGATCAAAGATGTCGTTAAATATGCAGAACAGCGACACATTACAATAGTTCCGGAAATTGAAATGCCCGGGCATGCATTGGCTGCACTTTCTGCTTATCCGGAATTGGCCTGTACAAAAGGTCCTTTTGAGGCTGCAACAAAATGGGGCGTTTTTGATGATGTATTCTGTCCTAAAGAAGAGACTTTTACGTTCTTAGAGAATGTTTTGGATGAGGTTATGCAGCTTTTCCCTTCCCAGTATATTCATATTGGAGGTGATGAGTGTCCGAAAACAAGATGGAAAGAGTGCCCTCATTGTCAGGAATTAATTAAAAAGAATAATTTAAAAGATGAACACGGGCTTCAAAGCTACTTTATTCATACCATTGAAAAATATGTAAACAGCAAAGGCCGGAAAATAATAGGCTGGGACGAAATATTAGAAGGTGGGCTTGCTCCTAATGCGGCAGTAATGAGCTGGACCGGGGTTAATGGAGGTATTGAAGCCGCTAAATCAAAACATTTTGCAGTAATGACGCCCGGAGCTTTTTGTTATTTTGATCATTATCAGGGTGATCCGCAATCAGAGCCTAATGCTTTCGGAGGATTTACCCCTTTAGATAAAGTATATTCTTACAACCCAATCCCTTCAGAGCTTAATGCTGAGCAGGCAAAATATATTTTGGGAGTTCAGGCTAATTTATGGACCGAATACATATTGGATTTTAAACATGTTCAGTACATGATTTTTCCAAGGCTTATGGCACTTTCAGAAGTAGGTTGGGGAACTGCTGATTCAAAAAAATATAAAGATTTTGAAAACAGGGTTATACAGCAGTTTAAAATTTTAGATAAAAAGAAAATCAATTATGCGAAAAGTATTTATAATATTTTAGGAAAAGTCATTCCTTCTGCTAATGGAGTGGCCTATGAATTATCCACTTCTCAGAATTCCAATGGAATAAAATATACAACGGATGGAACGGATCCAACGGCGAGTTCAATGCCTTATCACAACGCTATACCGGTATCAAAAGTAATGACGATTAAATCTGCCTATTTTGAAAATGGGGTGATAAAAAGTGCTGTTTCTTCCCAACAGTTTAATCCTTCCAAAACAACGGGAAAGAAGATTGTTTTAGAGCAGCAACCGAGTGAAAATTATTCTTTTGGAGGTGCTTTTACTTTAGTAGATGGGATTTTTGGAAATCAAAAACAGCTAGGAAAAACATGGTTAGGTTTCGATGGAAAAGATGTAGTGGCAGTTATCGATTTGGGAGTGAAAACCCAGTTTTCAGAAGTATATTTCAACACCCTGGAAAATAAAGGAAGCTGGATTCATTTGGCAAAATCAGCACAGGTCTCTGTTTCTGACGATAATGTCAATTTTAAAATGATTAAAGAGATCGGAAAAGATGAAATTCAGAATTCAAAAGGAAAAGTAAAATTGAATGTGGGAAATCAAAATTCAAAGTACATTAAAATAAAAATAGAAAATGCCGGAATTATTCCAGCTGGAAATCCTGGAGCTGATTCTAAAGCCTGGCTTTTTGTAGATGAAATAGGAGCAAATTAA
- a CDS encoding isoaspartyl peptidase/L-asparaginase family protein: MNSRRKFIKNTAIASSALLLNPLDLIAKELPETNKIVNKPIVLSTWNFGLKANEEAWTILGKNGRALDAVEKGVRLVELDPTERSVGYGGRPDRDGRVTLDACIMDENYNIGSVACIENVKNPISVARAVMEKTPHVMLVGDGALQFALSQGFKKENLLTPESEKEWKEWLKSSKYQPIVNIENHDTIGMIALDAQGNLSGACTTSGMAFKMHGRVGDSPIIGAGLFVDNEVGAATATGHGEEVIRTVGTHLVVELMRQGRNPQQACKEAVERIVKITQRRNKNLKDIQVGFIALNKNGEYGSYCIQDGFNFAVHDQKGNRLETPEFALK; the protein is encoded by the coding sequence ATGAACTCAAGAAGAAAATTTATAAAAAATACAGCTATTGCCTCTTCTGCATTGCTGCTGAATCCTTTAGATCTGATCGCTAAAGAATTACCTGAAACAAACAAAATCGTTAATAAGCCTATCGTTCTTTCAACATGGAACTTCGGATTAAAAGCCAACGAAGAAGCCTGGACAATTCTTGGTAAAAACGGACGTGCATTAGATGCTGTTGAAAAAGGAGTTCGCTTGGTAGAGCTGGATCCTACAGAGAGAAGTGTCGGCTATGGTGGACGCCCTGACCGGGATGGAAGAGTGACATTGGATGCCTGTATCATGGATGAAAATTATAACATCGGATCAGTTGCCTGCATTGAAAATGTTAAAAATCCAATTTCGGTAGCAAGAGCAGTGATGGAAAAGACACCGCACGTAATGCTGGTAGGAGATGGAGCACTTCAGTTTGCTTTATCACAAGGCTTTAAGAAAGAAAACCTGCTAACTCCAGAATCAGAAAAAGAATGGAAAGAATGGCTTAAAAGCAGTAAATATCAACCTATTGTCAATATTGAGAACCATGATACGATCGGAATGATTGCATTGGATGCACAAGGAAACCTTTCGGGAGCTTGCACTACCAGTGGAATGGCTTTTAAAATGCATGGCAGGGTGGGAGATTCACCCATTATCGGAGCCGGATTGTTTGTTGACAATGAAGTGGGAGCAGCAACAGCAACAGGTCATGGTGAAGAAGTGATAAGAACTGTGGGAACTCACTTGGTTGTTGAACTCATGAGACAGGGAAGAAATCCACAACAGGCCTGTAAAGAAGCAGTAGAGAGAATTGTAAAAATTACGCAAAGAAGGAACAAAAACCTGAAAGATATTCAGGTTGGGTTTATTGCATTAAATAAAAATGGGGAATATGGATCTTACTGTATCCAGGACGGATTTAATTTTGCGGTTCATGATCAGAAAGGAAACCGGTTGGAAACTCCTGAATTTGCATTGAAATAA
- a CDS encoding copper homeostasis protein CutC — translation MSKIEIACFNPHSAMVAYENGADRIELCDGLSEGGTTPGFEITKELREKINIPIFVMIRPRGGNFTYSNEEFEQMKKDLSELKTLKVDGFVFGILTENDEVDMEANKILIDLAHPLPCTFHRAFDRAKDLEGSLEKVIECGFKTILTSGQKPNVTEGKENLKKLVELSNGRIEILIGGGLRSTNIQDIREFTNATYFHSSAITDGGQFANVDEVIALKSK, via the coding sequence ATGTCAAAAATAGAAATAGCATGTTTTAATCCTCATTCTGCAATGGTTGCCTATGAAAATGGAGCAGACAGAATAGAATTATGCGATGGATTAAGTGAAGGGGGAACAACACCGGGTTTTGAAATAACAAAAGAGCTTCGAGAAAAAATAAATATTCCCATTTTTGTAATGATTCGCCCCCGTGGTGGAAATTTCACCTACTCAAATGAAGAGTTTGAGCAAATGAAAAAGGATCTCAGTGAATTAAAAACGCTTAAAGTTGATGGTTTTGTTTTTGGTATTTTAACTGAAAATGATGAGGTTGATATGGAGGCAAACAAGATCCTTATAGATCTGGCTCATCCGCTGCCATGTACTTTTCATCGGGCTTTCGACAGGGCAAAAGACCTTGAGGGTTCTTTAGAGAAAGTGATTGAATGTGGTTTTAAAACCATTCTTACTTCAGGGCAAAAACCTAATGTTACGGAAGGAAAAGAAAATCTTAAGAAATTAGTTGAGTTATCCAATGGTAGAATAGAAATTCTTATCGGCGGGGGATTAAGATCAACTAATATTCAGGATATCAGGGAATTTACAAACGCAACCTATTTCCACTCTTCGGCTATTACAGATGGTGGACAGTTTGCGAATGTCGATGAAGTAATTGCCCTGAAGAGTAAATAA